CCCCGATTCGCTGGCCAACGACCCATTGACGAACAACTGGTTAAAGAAGCCCAGATTCAGTGTGGAATACAACCGGGCAGTCCGACGATGCGATTCGGTATTGAACGGATAGTTGTTGGCGGCAATTGAGTTGGCAAAGTTGGCGGGAGCTTCTTCCAGAATAAAGTTGTTCATCGTGCCGCCCAACAGGTTGGATGTGCGGTCGTTGATGTTGAAACCTACAATCAACGTGCTCGTGATGTGTTCCCCAAAATCTTTACTCGCCCGACCAATCACGTCCAGGTTCAGTTCTTTTTCGGAGATGATGCGCTGATCGTAGGTGCCAGCCCCCGAATTTTCGACTGAGTTCACCGGGTTGTTCGTTACCCGACGGTCGCTGAACATATCGATGCCCCCCGCGCCGTGATGCTAAACCAGTCTTTGGGTGTAATGACCATTTCGGAGTTCATAATCAGGCGATCCACTTCCGAAAAGTTCGTCAGCTCGTTGATTGTCCAGAGCGGATCGTTATAGCTTGGGTTGGCCGAAGCACCCAGGTAATTGCGATAGGCTCGTTGCCGATTCCGAATGCCAGCTGCCGTTGGCGACGCATAATAGGTTCCTTTCCAGTAGCGACTGTCAAAATCGGGGGCAGACCGCAGCATCCCCAAATACAGTGCACTGGTGTTATCGCCTTTCTGAATCCGATTGGAGGTTGTCCGAATGTAGTTGGCATTGGCCGACGCCCGGACAATGTCGTTGAACTGACGCAGTGCATTGAACCGAACTGAGTTGCGTTTATAGTCGCTTTGCCCGGAAAAAATTCCTTTCTGCGCCAGATTACCCAGACTTAGGTAAAAATTACCCTTGTCGTTCCCTCCACTTAAGCTAATGTTGTTGTCCAGGTAGGTTCCTGTCCGGAAAACCGCATCCCGACGCGCTTCGTTGAAGGTTTCTTTGGAGTTTTTCGTGATAATGGGGTAAAACGTTTTGCCCTGATACGATTCAAAGCGAGCCCCGTTCATATTAACAGCATCCTCTCCCCCTGCCCGATTGGCAATTTTGTCGCCCCAGGAATACTGTGTAGTTGGGTTGTAAACGCCAGCCGTTCCCTGTCCGTAGGCTTCCTGAAGTGGATGCAGTACATTGACTTTATCAAAGGAAACGGTCGAACTAAAGCTGACATTCAGCTTATTATCAGTAGCGCCCCGCTTGGTTGTGATAACAATAACCCCGTTGGCCGCCCGCGACCCCCACAAACCAGCCGCCGAAGCGCCCTTCAGAATTTGCATACTGGCAATGTCTTCTGGGTTAATGTCGTTTAGCCGGGATTGTTGCGCAACGCCACCCCGCGAATCGCCCGTCGTGCTGTTGCTCATCGGTACGCCGTCGATAATGATCAGCGGCTGGTTTGACCCCGTAATGGTGTTCTGGCCCCGAATCTGGATATACGAACCCGCGCCCGGATCGCCCGTTGAGCGCGAAATCAGTACACCAGCCGCCTTACCCGCCAGACCATTGATAACACCCGTTTCGCCAGATCGCTTAATGTCTTCCGGTTTAACGGCCGATAAAGTAGAGCCCAGCCGATCTTTTTCCTCCTTGAAGCCCAGTGCCGTAACAACCACTTCGTTCAGGATTTTGGAATCAGGGGCCAGTGCTACGTTGATCGATGTCTGACTACCTACCTTAACCTCCTGCGATACATACCCTAGAAAGGAGAAAATCAGCACGCTCTCGGGCGAAGGTACGCTGATGGAATAATTACCATCGGCATCGGTTGTCGTGCCGACCGTGGAACCTTTAATGGCGATATTGACACCCGGCAGAGCAATCCGGTCTTCCTGAGCTGTCACCTTCCCTTTGACCACAATAGCCACCTGGTCGGCTGAGTTAGCCCGATGCATTGCTTTTGACGCATCCATCCGTTTTGCCTGCCTGATCTGGTCTGCATTCTCTCCTTTTTCCGCTGGTCGGGTATGGGCACCCGCTGTGGTAATCAGCGAAGCGGAGACCATCAAACACCCTAAGGTTCGTATCCTCCTTTGTAGTGATAATCCCATTGCTTTTTTTCTAGTTTATTGGTTGTATGAATTGACAAAAGCTTGGTTTACCACGCCCTTGATCCAGGCATGGCAATAGAGAAATGACAGATCGTTACCGTACAATCTACCAGAGTATCAGGGTGATGGAAGCGGCTATCTTCAACCACTGACCCCAGGACCGAAACCCAGTACCCGATGTCGATTCAGTGGTTGTTTTCTGGATGAGGTCGGCTTCCCGGTCCATATAGGTTCTGGCCAGTTCGTCCAGCTTTCCTTCCCTAAGTAGTTCCAGAAATACCTCCAGTTCCTCATCCGTTGCCTCATTAGCGAGATACCGTTCCAGTAGCGTTGCCATCATCGTTTGCTCATCCATAAGGTTTTTGTTAAGTACGCATAAGACAATCGACACCCCGGAAGCAGGTACCCCTCACATTAAAAATTTTTAATTTTCGGGCAAAAAAAAATGCCGAACTCATGAGAGTTCGGCAGTTGCCTCTACTGTATCGTTTACCCGACGATTAGGCCAGTCGGTTAATGCAGTTCAGATCTTCGAATGCTACTTTCAGGCGTTGCACCATGCTTTCTTCGCCTTTACGCAGCCATACACGAGGATCGTAGTACTTCTTGTTTGGCGAATCGGGACCTTCGGGGTTGCCTAACTGCGACTGAAGGTACCCTTCTTTCGCTTTGTAATAGTTCAGAACACCTTCCCACATCGACCATTGCATATCGGTATCAATGTTCATTTTCACTGCACCGTAACGGATAGCTTCGCGGATTTCTTCGCGGCTGGAACCCGAACCACCGTGGAATACGAAATTCACCGGCAGCGGACCCGTGCCATATTTCTCCTGAATGTATTGTTGCGAGTTGTGCAGGATGATCGGCGACAGTTTTACATTACCAGGCTTATACACGCCATGCACGTTACCGAACGCAGCGGCAATGGTGAAGTTTGGTGAGATTTTGCTCAGTTCTTCGTAGGCAAAAGCCACTTCCGAAGGCTGAGTATACAGTTTGGAATCGTCGACGTCGGAGTTATCGACACCATCTTCTTCACCACCCGTTACGCCGAGTTCGATCTCCAGCGTCATGCCGATTTTGGCCATCCGCTCGAAGTATTTGGCGCAGATTTCGATATTTTCTTCAATCGGCTCTTCCGACAGGTCAAGCATGTGCGACGAATACAGGGGCTTGCCGGTTTGGTCAAAGTGTTTTTCACCAGCCGCCAGCAACCCGTCGATCCAGGGCAGCAGTTTCTTGGCGCAGTGGTCGGTATGCAGGATCACCGGAACGCCATACAGTTCGGCGACATGGTGAATGTGCAGGGCACCCGAAATGGAGCCTGCAATGGCTGCCTGTTGCTTATCGTTGGGCAGGCTTTTGCCACCATAAAAAATTCCACCACCGTTCGAAAACTGGACGATAACCGGCGAGTTAACAGCTTTGGCTGTTTCCAGAACAGCATTCACAGAGTTAGTACCAACGACATTGACAGCCGGCAAGGCATAGTCGTTCTCATTCGCATGACGAAAAATTTCAGTGACACCTTCGCCGGTCACAACGCCGGGGGCAAAACGGGCGGCTACTTCGCTCATAATTAGGTCTAAATTTGGATTCGTTCAAGAAATAGTTTACCGAAAGTGCGACCGGTTAACCTATTTGGTTTTCAAAGGTAAAGTTGGGGATATTAGCCGAATTTTGCTACTATTCATTCATTTTGAGGATAGCCAAATGGTTGTCAGCGAATTACTTCGATAACACCTTTTCGGGTAAATCCAGCCGGGTAGAAGGAATTTTTCATGGCGAGCCGATACACATATAATCCCGTTCCAACGGGTTGCCCTTTAAAGGTCCCATCCCAGGTCGACCAGCCTGCCGAAACGGCTGTTTCGCTAATGCCTTCGTAAACAGGCTCTCCCCAGCGATTGAAAATAGTCAACGTCATGCTTTCTGCCCCGGTACTATACACCATCAGGGTTTCGTTCGTTCCATCCCGATTGGGAGTAAAAATATCCGGCACATACGCTACGGGCGGAGTTGGCGGGCAGTTGGCACTCACACGAACCGAATCGCTTGCCTGACACCCAGCCGACGAACGTACGTTGATGGTATACCAGCCGTAATCGTTTACGCGGAGTACCTGCTCGGTACCGATGATTCGGCCCGCTTTTAACCAGCTATACACAACATCAGGGAGTACGCCAGCATCCAGACTAATCGGGTTGGCATTGGCAAAACAGGTGTCGATCTGATGGATAGTCAGTTGCAGTTTCGGATATGGGTTCAGCGTCACCATCTGCGAGTCGCGGCTCATACAACCCGTTTTCGTGCTACGGGCTGTAACGGTATATTGCCCATTTTGCCGGGCCAGAAGCGTAGCGCCCGCTAGTGAACGGCCATCCGGCAATTGCCAGCTAAAAGCATCCCAATCCGAATTGGGAGTGGCCCGGAGGGTAAGGGTATCTCCGCAAACGGTTTGGGTCGAGGTAACAAACCGAAATGGGGAGGGCCGGGTAAAACTTGCCGTTACGTCTTTTTCAGCAAAACAGGAGGCATCTTCGGCACTGGTAACCCGCACCCGATACGTTTGGACGCCGTTCACGTTCGATACGATCAGTGAGTCCAGTCGTTCGTTAGCTACATTAATCCCAGGGCCAGTCCATTGGGGCGTTCCACCCGTTGCCTGTGCATTGAGCCGAACCTGCCCACAGGAATCCGGTATGCTGGTCACTGTTG
This window of the Spirosoma aerolatum genome carries:
- a CDS encoding carboxypeptidase-like regulatory domain-containing protein, whose translation is MVSASLITTAGAHTRPAEKGENADQIRQAKRMDASKAMHRANSADQVAIVVKGKVTAQEDRIALPGVNIAIKGSTVGTTTDADGNYSISVPSPESVLIFSFLGYVSQEVKVGSQTSINVALAPDSKILNEVVVTALGFKEEKDRLGSTLSAVKPEDIKRSGETGVINGLAGKAAGVLISRSTGDPGAGSYIQIRGQNTITGSNQPLIIIDGVPMSNSTTGDSRGGVAQQSRLNDINPEDIASMQILKGASAAGLWGSRAANGVIVITTKRGATDNKLNVSFSSTVSFDKVNVLHPLQEAYGQGTAGVYNPTTQYSWGDKIANRAGGEDAVNMNGARFESYQGKTFYPIITKNSKETFNEARRDAVFRTGTYLDNNISLSGGNDKGNFYLSLGNLAQKGIFSGQSDYKRNSVRFNALRQFNDIVRASANANYIRTTSNRIQKGDNTSALYLGMLRSAPDFDSRYWKGTYYASPTAAGIRNRQRAYRNYLGASANPSYNDPLWTINELTNFSEVDRLIMNSEMVITPKDWFSITARGASICSATVG
- the fbaA gene encoding class II fructose-bisphosphate aldolase, encoding MSEVAARFAPGVVTGEGVTEIFRHANENDYALPAVNVVGTNSVNAVLETAKAVNSPVIVQFSNGGGIFYGGKSLPNDKQQAAIAGSISGALHIHHVAELYGVPVILHTDHCAKKLLPWIDGLLAAGEKHFDQTGKPLYSSHMLDLSEEPIEENIEICAKYFERMAKIGMTLEIELGVTGGEEDGVDNSDVDDSKLYTQPSEVAFAYEELSKISPNFTIAAAFGNVHGVYKPGNVKLSPIILHNSQQYIQEKYGTGPLPVNFVFHGGSGSSREEIREAIRYGAVKMNIDTDMQWSMWEGVLNYYKAKEGYLQSQLGNPEGPDSPNKKYYDPRVWLRKGEESMVQRLKVAFEDLNCINRLA